Proteins encoded by one window of Lutibacter sp. A64:
- a CDS encoding histidine kinase dimerization/phosphoacceptor domain -containing protein — protein sequence MKQLYLLLLLPVFMFSNNSVEKDELKVTNDSIKSVKVEVQEYIDFAWDYIMKGNDSALIFIEKAMALSKQKNYAIGEAITFETEGMYYEIVKSDYTLASQLYFKGIEVCETNNLEYASSIYHTLGVMFHQSDSYVKALKYFTIAHNLATESNDSILIKMCLINLGSVNSSLENFDTAIDFMEESLAFKINIRQDLDYSTYCNLGNLYVKQEKYDKALPYLLKATEQHPDNFNSEINLHFLLQLKALTKDTTGMKPILRRAKVASVNAVRLRERSLLLRTLADYYKSTENYKEAIKYRDEYITAFEEIKEKQRDETVYELETKYETEQKDAQLHLLKVESEKKEQQKQLYFIMAISGLLIASILGFTVKKNIQKNATLAKQKKLLEAALNEKNTLLKEVHHRVKNSFQIVSSLLYLQSENSEDKEAKIAIKEAENRVRSMVLVHQKLYNKDELVGIDTKEYITDLVKDIIDSHHFKEEKIKYELNIVSLVLDIETITPIGLILNELIINCLKHAFKEEKKGSKIIVSFTEDNNKLLLTVKDNGKGFEGEIKSSSFGITLMKALSKKLKATLQYNSKVGIGTEATLNIKKFNIL from the coding sequence ATGAAGCAATTATACCTATTACTTCTTTTACCTGTATTTATGTTTTCTAATAATTCTGTTGAAAAGGACGAATTAAAAGTAACAAACGATAGTATTAAAAGCGTAAAAGTAGAAGTACAAGAATATATTGATTTCGCTTGGGATTATATTATGAAAGGGAATGATAGTGCTTTAATTTTTATTGAAAAAGCAATGGCGCTTTCTAAACAAAAAAACTACGCCATTGGTGAAGCAATTACTTTTGAAACTGAGGGAATGTATTACGAAATTGTAAAATCTGATTATACCTTAGCAAGTCAATTATATTTTAAAGGTATTGAGGTTTGCGAAACTAATAATTTAGAATATGCATCTTCAATCTATCATACATTAGGTGTTATGTTTCATCAATCAGATAGTTATGTAAAAGCATTAAAGTATTTTACCATTGCACATAATTTAGCAACAGAATCTAATGACTCTATTCTTATTAAAATGTGTTTAATAAATCTTGGAAGTGTTAATTCTTCATTAGAAAATTTTGATACTGCTATTGATTTTATGGAGGAAAGTTTAGCGTTTAAGATAAATATACGACAAGACCTTGATTATTCTACCTATTGCAATTTAGGTAACTTATATGTAAAACAAGAAAAATATGATAAAGCTTTGCCTTATTTACTTAAAGCTACAGAACAGCATCCAGATAATTTTAATTCGGAAATAAATCTTCATTTTTTACTTCAATTAAAAGCTCTTACTAAAGATACTACTGGTATGAAACCTATTTTAAGAAGAGCAAAAGTTGCTTCTGTAAATGCTGTACGTTTAAGAGAAAGAAGTTTATTATTAAGAACCTTGGCAGATTATTATAAATCTACAGAAAATTATAAAGAAGCCATTAAATATAGAGATGAATATATAACTGCTTTTGAAGAAATTAAAGAAAAACAACGAGATGAAACAGTATATGAATTAGAGACAAAGTACGAAACCGAACAAAAAGATGCTCAATTACATTTATTAAAAGTAGAATCTGAAAAAAAAGAACAGCAAAAGCAACTATACTTTATTATGGCAATTTCAGGTTTGCTAATTGCAAGTATTCTTGGTTTTACAGTGAAAAAAAATATTCAGAAAAACGCTACTCTAGCCAAACAAAAGAAATTGTTAGAAGCCGCTTTAAACGAAAAGAACACTTTATTAAAAGAAGTGCATCATCGTGTAAAAAACAGTTTTCAAATTGTTTCGTCATTACTCTACCTTCAATCTGAAAACAGTGAAGATAAAGAAGCTAAAATAGCAATTAAAGAAGCCGAAAACCGAGTAAGATCTATGGTTTTGGTACATCAAAAATTATATAATAAAGATGAATTAGTTGGTATTGATACCAAAGAATATATTACCGATTTAGTAAAAGATATTATTGACAGTCACCACTTTAAAGAAGAAAAAATTAAGTACGAATTAAATATAGTATCTTTAGTTTTAGATATTGAAACTATTACTCCTATTGGATTAATATTAAACGAGCTGATTATAAACTGTTTAAAACATGCGTTTAAAGAAGAAAAAAAGGGAAGTAAAATAATTGTAAGTTTTACTGAAGATAATAACAAATTGTTGTTAACGGTTAAAGATAACGGAAAAGGATTTGAAGGTGAAATTAAAAGCTCGTCGTTTGGTATTACATTAATGAAAGCCTTGTCTAAAAAACTAAAAGCAACATTGCAGTATAACTCTAAAGTAGGTATTGGTACAGAGGCAACTCTAAATATCAAAAAATTTAATATTTTATAA
- a CDS encoding aspartate-semialdehyde dehydrogenase: MKVAVVGATGMVGNVMLQVLAERNFPITELLLVASERSVGKQLEYKGKNYTIIGLQDAVDAKPDIALFSAGGTTSELWAPKFAEVGTTVVDNSSAWRMDPTKKLVVPEINGDVLTKEDKIIANPNCSTIQLVMALAPLHSKYKMKRLVVSTYQSVSGTGVKAVEQLENETKGIKGEMAYHYPINRNAIPQCDVFLENGYTKEEMKLVKEPKKILGDDSFSVTATAVRIPTAGGHSEAVNIQFENDFDLSDVRKLLAETPGVIVQDNLDTNTYPMPIYAHNKDEVFVGRIRRDESLPNTLNMWVVADNLRKGAATNTIQIAEYLIANGLV, translated from the coding sequence ATGAAAGTAGCTGTTGTAGGTGCCACGGGAATGGTAGGAAACGTAATGTTACAAGTTTTAGCGGAACGTAATTTTCCAATTACAGAATTATTATTAGTTGCCTCAGAACGTTCTGTTGGTAAACAATTAGAGTATAAGGGAAAAAACTATACAATTATTGGGTTACAAGATGCTGTTGATGCAAAGCCAGATATTGCTTTATTTTCTGCAGGTGGAACCACTTCTGAGTTATGGGCGCCAAAATTTGCTGAAGTTGGTACTACAGTTGTAGATAATTCTTCTGCTTGGAGAATGGATCCAACAAAAAAATTAGTTGTTCCTGAAATTAATGGAGATGTTTTAACTAAAGAAGATAAAATTATTGCAAATCCAAACTGTTCAACTATACAATTAGTAATGGCTTTAGCGCCTTTACACTCAAAATATAAAATGAAGCGTTTGGTTGTTTCAACCTATCAATCGGTTTCTGGTACAGGTGTAAAAGCTGTTGAACAATTAGAAAATGAAACAAAAGGAATTAAAGGAGAAATGGCTTACCATTATCCAATTAACAGAAATGCAATTCCACAATGCGATGTTTTTTTAGAAAACGGATACACTAAAGAGGAAATGAAATTAGTTAAAGAACCTAAGAAAATTTTAGGTGACGATTCTTTTTCTGTAACTGCCACAGCGGTTCGTATTCCAACTGCAGGTGGACATTCTGAAGCTGTAAACATACAATTTGAAAACGATTTTGACTTGTCAGATGTTCGTAAACTATTAGCTGAAACACCAGGGGTTATTGTACAAGATAATTTAGATACAAATACCTACCCAATGCCAATTTATGCGCATAATAAAGATGAAGTTTTTGTTGGTAGAATTAGAAGAGATGAATCTTTACCAAACACTTTAAATATGTGGGTTGTTGCAGACAATTTACGTAAAGGTGCTGCTACTAATACTATTCAAATTGCTGAATATTTAATTGCAAATGGTTTAGTTTAA
- a CDS encoding ferredoxin, which yields MVIITLQRAKCIGCNYCVELAPAQFQMSKKDGKSVLLHSKEKKGFFTIKSPDDTIFNDSIKAKEACPVKIIDVKQT from the coding sequence ATGGTCATAATCACCTTACAAAGAGCCAAATGTATTGGTTGTAATTATTGTGTAGAATTAGCTCCTGCTCAGTTTCAAATGTCTAAAAAAGACGGAAAATCTGTGTTGCTTCATTCCAAAGAAAAAAAAGGATTTTTCACCATAAAATCACCAGATGATACTATTTTTAACGATAGTATAAAGGCAAAAGAAGCCTGTCCGGTAAAAATTATTGATGTAAAACAAACTTAA
- a CDS encoding AsmA-like C-terminal region-containing protein produces MKKIVKGLGIFILVIIIALIATPFIFKDKIKTIVLKTINENVDATVAFNEVDLSLLKNFPKASITIDNLNIVNKAPFENDTLFNADNFILKMSIKELFKGNEDPISIESFSSENAKVAIIFNKDGVANYDIALKNDTENNTSENSSFEVNFQNYTIKNLQFIYLDESTNTKVILDSIYHEGSGDFKNQLLDLDTKTTANLSFEMDNKSYLKNIALSLDAVLGLDLENSIYTFKENKALINQLPLEFDGFIKLMDAGQQYNLSFKTATSSFKNFLGLVPETYSGNLNQVKTTGDFMVNGTVNGNLTETTIPKFDVEITSNNASFQYPDLPKSVKNILINTRIINQTGIVKDTYVNLDKLSFTIDEDVFNAKATIKNITENALVNAELKGVVNLANITKAYPVKLEKPLSGILKANAITSFDMNSVEKSQYQNIKNSGSISLTDFNYEGPEMAKLFKINQAEIVFNPTQINLKQFNAETGSSDLKVTGVLDNFYGFLFKDQVLKGNFNLNSNKFVVSDFMTTTAADTTTVATSEALKIPSFLDCSLTAKATTVVYDNLNLKGVSGNLTIKDESVLLNNLNMSAFGGKISLNGKVSTKEATPKFEMDLGLDAVNIAESFTQLDMLKSIAPIANTILGKLNSTIKLSGNLTNEMTPDLKTLSGDLLGQLLNPELKTSNSKLLSALSSNVNFIDLEKLNLDNLKMALSFENGQVQLKPFTIKHQDITAEIGGTHGFDQSMNYTLKFDVPAKYLGTEATNLLAKLTPSDASKIESIPVNANLTGSFLNPKVSTDLKQATTNLASQLIEMQKGELINKGTDALTNVLNNVKSKDTVNKTTTDTIKTSTKETDKSKDSIVKNALKNLFKRKE; encoded by the coding sequence ATGAAAAAAATTGTTAAAGGATTGGGAATATTTATTTTGGTTATTATTATAGCCTTAATTGCTACTCCTTTTATATTTAAAGACAAAATAAAAACAATTGTTTTAAAAACAATTAATGAGAATGTTGATGCAACTGTTGCTTTTAATGAAGTTGATTTAAGTTTGCTTAAAAATTTTCCAAAGGCAAGTATTACTATAGATAATTTAAACATTGTAAATAAAGCTCCTTTTGAAAATGACACCTTATTTAATGCCGATAACTTTATTCTTAAAATGAGTATTAAAGAACTTTTTAAAGGAAATGAAGATCCAATTAGCATTGAAAGTTTTAGCAGCGAAAATGCCAAAGTTGCAATTATTTTTAATAAAGATGGTGTTGCTAATTACGATATTGCTTTAAAAAACGATACTGAAAATAACACTTCAGAAAATTCAAGTTTTGAAGTTAATTTTCAAAATTATACAATTAAAAATTTACAGTTTATTTATTTAGATGAAAGTACCAATACAAAAGTAATTTTAGATAGTATTTACCACGAAGGTAGTGGTGATTTTAAAAATCAATTGCTAGATTTAGATACTAAAACAACTGCAAATTTATCTTTTGAAATGGATAATAAATCCTATTTAAAAAATATAGCATTATCTCTTGATGCAGTTTTAGGCTTAGATTTAGAAAATTCCATCTATACGTTTAAAGAAAATAAAGCACTTATAAATCAGCTTCCTTTAGAGTTCGATGGCTTTATTAAACTAATGGATGCAGGGCAACAATACAACTTGTCATTTAAAACGGCTACCTCATCATTTAAAAACTTTTTAGGTTTGGTTCCAGAAACTTATTCTGGAAACTTAAATCAGGTAAAAACCACTGGAGATTTTATGGTAAATGGAACAGTGAATGGAAATTTAACCGAAACTACTATTCCAAAATTTGATGTAGAAATTACGTCAAACAATGCATCATTTCAATATCCAGATTTACCAAAATCTGTTAAAAACATACTTATAAATACACGTATTATTAACCAAACCGGAATTGTAAAAGACACCTATGTAAACTTAGATAAATTATCTTTTACAATAGATGAAGATGTATTTAATGCAAAGGCTACAATTAAAAATATTACCGAAAATGCACTTGTAAATGCCGAACTTAAAGGAGTTGTTAATTTGGCTAATATTACAAAAGCATATCCTGTAAAATTAGAAAAACCATTATCTGGAATTTTAAAAGCGAATGCAATAACAAGTTTTGATATGAATTCTGTAGAAAAAAGTCAATACCAAAATATTAAAAATTCTGGTAGCATTAGTTTAACAGACTTTAATTATGAAGGTCCAGAAATGGCTAAACTATTTAAAATAAATCAGGCAGAAATCGTTTTTAACCCAACTCAAATTAATTTAAAACAATTTAATGCCGAAACAGGAAGTTCAGACCTTAAAGTTACTGGAGTTTTGGATAATTTTTATGGATTTTTATTTAAAGATCAAGTATTAAAAGGAAACTTCAATTTAAATTCTAACAAATTTGTAGTGTCCGATTTTATGACAACTACTGCAGCAGATACCACAACTGTAGCAACTTCAGAAGCATTAAAAATACCTTCTTTTTTAGATTGTAGTTTAACAGCAAAAGCAACAACAGTAGTTTATGATAATTTAAATTTAAAGGGCGTTTCAGGAAATTTAACTATTAAAGATGAAAGCGTATTGTTAAATAATTTAAATATGAGTGCTTTTGGAGGGAAAATTAGTTTAAATGGTAAAGTTTCAACTAAAGAAGCCACTCCTAAATTTGAAATGGACTTAGGTTTAGATGCCGTAAATATTGCCGAATCTTTTACGCAATTAGATATGTTAAAATCTATTGCTCCAATTGCAAATACTATTCTTGGAAAATTAAATTCTACCATAAAATTATCGGGAAATTTAACAAATGAAATGACTCCAGATCTTAAAACGTTATCTGGAGATTTATTAGGTCAATTATTAAATCCAGAACTTAAAACGTCTAATTCTAAATTGCTTTCAGCTTTAAGTTCTAATGTGAATTTTATAGATCTTGAAAAATTAAATTTAGATAATTTAAAAATGGCTTTATCTTTTGAAAATGGTCAGGTTCAACTAAAACCATTTACAATAAAACATCAAGATATTACTGCTGAAATTGGTGGAACCCATGGTTTTGATCAAAGTATGAATTACACATTAAAATTTGATGTTCCAGCAAAATATTTAGGAACTGAAGCAACTAATTTATTAGCTAAATTAACACCTTCAGATGCCTCAAAAATAGAAAGTATTCCAGTAAATGCTAATTTAACAGGAAGTTTTTTAAATCCAAAAGTTTCAACAGATTTAAAGCAAGCAACTACTAATCTTGCTTCGCAATTAATAGAAATGCAAAAAGGTGAATTAATAAATAAAGGTACCGACGCATTAACAAATGTCTTAAATAATGTAAAGTCTAAAGACACAGTAAATAAAACCACAACTGATACAATTAAAACCTCAACAAAAGAAACAGATAAATCAAAAGACAGTATTGTAAAAAATGCCTTGAAAAATTTATTTAAAAGGAAAGAATAA
- the trhO gene encoding oxygen-dependent tRNA uridine(34) hydroxylase TrhO — MQLYNKLSAEERAQLIDKAGKDRLTISFYQYYKIENPEILRNHLFIEWDKLEVLGRTYVSNEGINAQISVPSENLEALKQQLDSISFLKDCRLNIAIEQDNKSFLKLKVKVRTKIVADGLNDKTFDVTNKGIHLNAEEFNKKLQDPNTICVDMRNHYESEIGHFEGAVTPDVDTFRDSLDIIEADLKEHKEDKNLLMYCTGGIRCEKASAYYKHKGFKNVFQLEGGIIEYTRQVKDKGLENKFIGKNFVFDHRRSERITEDVIANCHQCGEPCDTHVNCANEACHLLFIQCEKCAEKMDTCCSTECQEINKLPTEVQKELRKGVPNSNKIFKKGRSEVLKYKK; from the coding sequence ATGCAACTGTACAATAAGTTAAGCGCTGAAGAACGTGCCCAATTAATTGATAAGGCAGGGAAAGACCGTTTAACCATTTCATTCTATCAATATTACAAGATAGAAAACCCAGAAATATTAAGAAACCATTTATTTATTGAATGGGATAAATTGGAGGTATTAGGTAGAACCTATGTTTCAAATGAAGGAATTAATGCGCAAATTTCTGTTCCATCAGAAAATTTAGAAGCTCTTAAACAACAATTAGATAGTATTTCATTTCTTAAAGATTGCCGTTTAAACATCGCTATTGAGCAAGATAATAAATCGTTTTTAAAACTAAAAGTCAAGGTTAGAACAAAAATTGTAGCCGATGGTTTAAATGATAAAACTTTTGATGTTACCAATAAAGGAATTCATTTAAATGCCGAAGAATTCAATAAAAAATTACAAGATCCCAACACCATTTGTGTTGACATGCGCAATCATTACGAAAGTGAAATTGGTCATTTTGAAGGAGCTGTAACACCTGATGTTGATACGTTTAGAGATTCTTTAGATATTATTGAAGCCGATTTAAAAGAGCATAAAGAAGATAAAAACTTGTTAATGTATTGTACCGGAGGAATTCGATGCGAAAAAGCCAGTGCGTATTACAAACACAAAGGTTTTAAAAATGTTTTTCAACTAGAAGGAGGTATTATAGAATACACACGTCAAGTAAAAGATAAAGGTCTAGAAAATAAATTTATTGGTAAAAATTTCGTTTTCGACCATAGAAGGTCTGAACGAATTACCGAAGATGTTATTGCAAATTGTCACCAATGTGGCGAACCTTGTGATACGCATGTAAACTGTGCAAATGAAGCCTGTCATTTACTATTTATTCAATGCGAAAAATGTGCAGAAAAAATGGATACTTGTTGTTCAACGGAGTGTCAAGAAATTAATAAATTACCAACTGAAGTTCAAAAAGAATTGCGAAAAGGAGTTCCTAATAGCAATAAAATTTTTAAAAAAGGACGTTCAGAAGTATTAAAATATAAAAAATAA
- a CDS encoding Kelch repeat-containing protein codes for MKKILLTTFFLFSTFLSFSQYIEGKVVDAQTNKPIEGVNVFFDAINRGAVTNEKGVYYLKFPYEIVKSGTIRFSHITYKEVEIPYTQEKKEYSVSLLIDLQKLEEVNLSYRRNLKKTISYKTLSSMKNAVHSFGSLLKDGKIYVVGGDASFEHNQFKKVMEYDPDRLFEKLTNGTIRNYKVDKYKGDLQTYDLKKDVWTRSKSKFRKRAYHNLNLYTNKIVVLGGKNISANGKFEYLDDKIEIFNIEKDTIIIDHTNPHQAINFASFTYKDKMILMGGSIKLKNNGLKEYSNKVHLYDFKTGNWYKIGNMPIPKEVKGVLVENKIYLIGGSNKRTLTSIEVFDLKTQKWTKEGNLFYGINKPALTYHNNIIYIFNNGKINTYNTITKELNEYLIELSLEASELFYANNKLYILGGFKENNFSLRPSNGLYSIDVNEFNTTRVNKSKTL; via the coding sequence ATGAAAAAAATACTACTTACAACCTTCTTTCTATTTTCAACTTTTTTATCCTTTTCACAATATATTGAAGGTAAAGTCGTAGATGCACAAACCAATAAACCTATTGAAGGTGTTAATGTTTTCTTTGATGCAATAAATAGAGGAGCAGTAACAAATGAAAAAGGAGTGTATTACTTAAAATTTCCATATGAAATAGTTAAAAGTGGTACCATACGGTTTTCTCATATTACTTATAAAGAAGTTGAAATTCCTTATACACAAGAAAAAAAAGAGTATTCGGTAAGTCTTTTAATTGATTTGCAAAAGTTAGAAGAAGTTAACTTATCTTATCGTAGAAATTTAAAAAAAACAATTTCTTATAAGACACTTTCTTCAATGAAAAATGCGGTGCATTCTTTTGGTTCTTTGTTAAAAGATGGGAAAATATATGTTGTTGGTGGCGATGCTTCTTTTGAGCACAACCAATTCAAAAAAGTAATGGAATATGATCCAGATAGACTTTTTGAAAAATTAACGAACGGTACCATTAGAAATTATAAAGTAGATAAATATAAAGGCGATTTACAAACTTATGATTTAAAAAAAGATGTTTGGACAAGATCAAAATCTAAATTTAGAAAAAGAGCCTATCATAATTTAAATCTTTATACCAATAAAATAGTTGTATTAGGTGGTAAAAATATTTCTGCCAATGGGAAATTTGAATATTTAGATGACAAAATAGAAATATTTAATATAGAAAAAGATACTATAATTATTGACCATACAAACCCGCATCAAGCAATAAATTTTGCATCCTTTACCTATAAAGATAAAATGATTTTAATGGGAGGATCTATTAAACTAAAAAACAATGGATTAAAAGAGTATTCTAACAAAGTACATTTGTATGATTTTAAAACCGGAAATTGGTACAAAATTGGAAATATGCCAATCCCTAAAGAAGTTAAAGGTGTTTTAGTAGAAAATAAAATTTACTTAATAGGTGGTTCTAATAAGCGTACTTTAACATCTATTGAAGTATTTGATCTTAAAACTCAAAAATGGACAAAAGAAGGAAATTTATTTTACGGCATTAATAAACCAGCATTAACCTATCATAATAATATTATTTACATTTTTAATAATGGAAAAATAAATACTTACAATACTATTACCAAAGAACTTAATGAATATTTAATTGAATTATCTTTAGAAGCTTCAGAGCTATTTTATGCAAATAATAAATTATATATACTTGGTGGTTTTAAAGAAAACAATTTCTCTTTACGCCCTTCAAACGGACTGTATAGTATAGATGTTAATGAGTTTAATACTACAAGAGTTAACAAATCTAAAACACTTTAA
- a CDS encoding peptidase U32 family protein, with translation MQKIELMAPAGNFESLQAALDNGADSVYFGVEQLNMRARATINFTLDDLQEISDRCKTKNVRTYLTLNTIIYDHDLTIVKTLIQKAKEADITAVIAMDQAVIATARELEMEVHISTQINITNFETAKFYAMFADTMVLSRELSLRQVKKITEQIEKENVCGPSGRLVEIEIFGHGALCMAVSGKCYMSLHNHNSSANRGACKQNCRKKYTVIDQETGVEMELDNEYIMSPKDLCTIDFLNEIVDAGVKVLKIEGRGRAPEYVAKVIKCYRDAIDSIEAGTYTKEKVISWMKELEKVYNRGFWSGYYLGQQLGEWSKGSGSHATQKKVYLGKGMHYFPKANIGEFKIEAYDITVGDTILITGPTTGAKEMQVKEMFVNDKKGEKGSKGDSVTMPLEFRIRPSDKLYKIVENKVEA, from the coding sequence ATGCAGAAAATTGAATTAATGGCTCCGGCCGGAAACTTTGAATCTTTACAAGCTGCTTTAGATAACGGTGCAGATTCTGTATATTTTGGTGTTGAACAACTAAATATGCGAGCAAGAGCTACTATTAACTTTACATTAGACGATTTACAAGAAATTTCAGATAGGTGTAAGACTAAAAATGTTAGAACTTATCTTACACTAAATACCATAATTTACGATCACGATTTAACCATTGTAAAAACCTTAATTCAAAAAGCAAAAGAAGCAGATATTACCGCTGTAATTGCTATGGATCAGGCGGTTATTGCTACTGCTAGAGAACTTGAAATGGAAGTTCATATTTCAACTCAAATAAATATTACAAATTTTGAAACTGCTAAATTTTACGCCATGTTTGCCGATACTATGGTGTTGAGTAGAGAATTGAGTTTACGTCAGGTTAAAAAAATTACCGAACAAATAGAAAAAGAAAATGTTTGCGGACCTTCTGGTAGATTAGTAGAAATAGAAATATTTGGTCACGGTGCTTTATGTATGGCAGTTTCTGGAAAATGTTATATGAGTTTACATAACCACAATTCTTCAGCAAACAGAGGTGCTTGCAAACAAAATTGCAGAAAAAAATATACAGTTATAGATCAGGAAACTGGTGTTGAAATGGAGTTGGATAATGAGTATATTATGTCTCCAAAAGATTTATGTACCATCGATTTTTTAAATGAAATTGTAGATGCTGGCGTAAAAGTGTTAAAAATTGAAGGAAGAGGAAGAGCGCCAGAATATGTAGCAAAAGTAATTAAGTGTTACCGCGATGCTATTGATAGCATTGAAGCTGGAACGTACACTAAAGAAAAAGTAATTTCTTGGATGAAAGAACTAGAAAAAGTGTACAATCGTGGTTTTTGGAGTGGTTATTATTTAGGGCAACAATTAGGAGAGTGGAGTAAAGGTTCTGGAAGTCATGCAACCCAAAAGAAAGTATATTTAGGAAAGGGAATGCATTATTTTCCAAAAGCAAATATTGGTGAGTTTAAAATTGAAGCATATGATATTACCGTTGGTGATACCATTTTAATAACCGGACCAACAACCGGAGCTAAAGAAATGCAAGTGAAAGAAATGTTTGTAAACGATAAAAAAGGTGAAAAAGGAAGTAAAGGAGACTCTGTTACAATGCCTTTAGAGTTTAGAATTCGTCCTTCAGATAAATTGTATAAAATTGTTGAAAATAAAGTAGAAGCGTAA
- the ricT gene encoding regulatory iron-sulfur-containing complex subunit RicT, translated as MSCNSCSSDINSVPKGCKSNGSCSTGGCEKLSVFDWLSNMALPSGQEAFNIVEVRFKNGRKHFYRNQDKLQISIGDIIAVEGNPGHDIGTVSLSGELVKVQMKKKGVSIDSEDIKKIYRKATQKDIDIWQAARAKEYDTQYKGREILGRLGLKMKLSDVEYQGDGNKATFYYTADERVDFRQLIRDLASAFNIRIEMKQVGLRQEAARLGGVGSCGRELCCSTWLTDLRKVNTTAARYQQLSLNPQKLAGQCGKLKCCLNYELDTYLDALKDFPKQDTILRTEKGNASFVKMDIFKGLLWYTYIENRSKWFKLTLEQVNEIITLNKNQEKATSLEDYEDDLIEEIKTDFENVVGQDSLTRFDTPKRTKKRRNKGRKKQNPKNKVQNQKGQRQNPGQKPKEVGTQNPNQKPKPNQKQNPNQKPKPRPNPNQKPKAARAQKPKPNQQKKTVNTAENNANKTNQQRNKPNRNKKRRPPRKSANNTNKE; from the coding sequence ATGAGCTGTAATAGTTGCTCTTCAGATATAAATAGTGTTCCGAAAGGATGTAAAAGTAATGGAAGTTGTAGTACTGGAGGCTGTGAAAAACTTTCGGTTTTCGACTGGCTATCTAATATGGCACTTCCTTCTGGTCAAGAAGCATTTAATATTGTAGAAGTACGATTTAAAAATGGACGTAAACATTTTTATAGAAATCAAGATAAATTACAAATTTCAATTGGAGATATAATTGCAGTTGAAGGGAATCCTGGACACGATATTGGTACAGTTTCTTTAAGTGGAGAACTTGTAAAAGTTCAAATGAAAAAGAAAGGAGTATCTATAGATAGTGAAGATATTAAAAAAATATACCGTAAAGCTACCCAAAAAGATATTGATATTTGGCAAGCAGCACGTGCAAAAGAATACGATACTCAATACAAAGGTCGTGAAATTCTAGGCAGATTAGGATTAAAAATGAAGCTGTCAGATGTTGAATATCAAGGAGATGGAAACAAAGCCACCTTTTATTATACTGCAGATGAACGTGTAGATTTTAGACAGTTAATTAGAGATTTAGCGAGTGCATTTAACATTCGTATTGAAATGAAACAAGTTGGTTTACGTCAAGAAGCAGCACGTTTAGGTGGTGTAGGATCTTGTGGTAGAGAATTATGTTGTTCTACCTGGTTAACCGATTTGCGTAAAGTAAATACAACCGCTGCACGTTACCAACAACTTTCTTTAAATCCGCAAAAATTAGCAGGTCAATGTGGAAAATTAAAATGTTGTTTAAATTACGAATTAGATACGTATTTAGATGCTTTAAAAGATTTTCCAAAACAAGATACTATTTTAAGAACTGAAAAAGGAAATGCAAGTTTTGTAAAAATGGATATTTTTAAAGGCTTGCTTTGGTATACTTATATTGAAAATAGAAGTAAATGGTTTAAATTAACCTTAGAACAGGTTAATGAAATTATTACTTTAAATAAAAATCAAGAAAAAGCTACGTCTTTAGAAGATTATGAAGATGATTTAATTGAAGAGATAAAAACAGATTTTGAAAATGTTGTTGGGCAAGATAGTTTAACGCGTTTTGATACTCCTAAAAGAACTAAAAAACGTAGAAATAAAGGAAGAAAAAAACAAAACCCTAAAAATAAAGTTCAAAATCAAAAGGGGCAAAGGCAAAATCCAGGTCAAAAACCTAAGGAAGTTGGTACTCAAAACCCAAATCAAAAGCCAAAGCCTAACCAGAAACAAAATCCAAATCAGAAGCCAAAGCCTAGGCCAAACCCAAATCAAAAGCCAAAAGCTGCTAGAGCTCAAAAACCAAAGCCTAATCAGCAAAAGAAAACTGTAAATACAGCTGAAAATAATGCTAATAAAACAAATCAGCAAAGAAATAAACCTAATAGAAATAAAAAAAGAAGACCTCCTAGAAAAAGTGCAAACAATACTAACAAAGAATAA